Genomic DNA from Paenibacillus sp. MBLB1832:
TTTGCCGACAATCGAACGCCTTAAGCGGGATCCAGACGAGTGGTATCCCTTCTCTCTTGGTCTTTACGCCGTCATTGGGGGGCTAGCGCCAACTATTGATGAGAATGGTATCGTTTCTGTGGAAGTGTTGCCTGATGACGCTGGTCGAATCGTACTCGCGTTCGCCGAACAGCATTTGGAGATTGATCGGGCGCGGTTGAGGGAAACGCTGCTCCAAGCTCCTGACCAAGCCTCGCAAGCGGAGGTACTGACGAGAAAATGGCTGGAAGAGGCACTCGGTGGATTCCAAATTCATACAGAAGAGGAGTGGGAACGAGGTGTGCTTGCGAAGGCAGTGTATGCGCTGCTGTTCAACGCCGCCAAGCCCCCGGGCCTGTTCGCCGGTCGAGTGGCTTCATTTCCGGCCCGTGGCGATTACCCCACACATTATTTGTGGGATTCGTGCTTTCAGAATTTGGCACTGGAGCAGATGGAGCCGCGACTTGCAAAGGATGCGCTGCATCTGCTTATCGACAATATGCGGGTGGACGGCAAGCAGCCGCATTTCCTCTGCTCGACTTGGATAAAACCCCATCATTCCCAGCCGCCGCTGGTAGGGTGGGCAGGACTCCGTCTTGTACAAGAGCGCGGTGATCTGGTGCTTGCTGCCAAGCTGCTTCCGGCTCTGCTGCGCAATACACGATGGTGGCTAACTCAGCGGATGACCCGCAAAGGCCTAATCGCAGCGCTTGGAGGTGGCGAGACAGGCTGGGATAATACGCCTCGCTTCGACCATGGGCCTATTATCGCTTGCGACATGAATGCGTACCTGCTAATGCAGATGCGATGCTCGGTTGAGCTCGCCCGATTGCTTGGAGACGAAGCGACGGCCTTGGCCGCGGAGGAGCAGGCAGACGGCTATGCTTCAGTAATTAGGCGTGTGCTGTACGATGAAGATGCGAATTTGTTTCGCGACATTCGGCTTGAGACGGGTGAGCCGCTATCGGTGCTTACACCCGCTAGTTTCTTACCGCTGCTAGTCGATGTCGGGCTGGAGGAAGGGAAGGTGCGGGCGATGATTGAACGGTATCTGCTTAATCCAAACCATTTTTACGGTAAATATCCGTTTCCCAGTGTCGCTTATGACGACCCTTGCTACACGCCCGACAATCATTGGCGGGGCCCCATCTGGCTTCCAATCGCCTACTTTATGCTGGAAATTCTGCGTAAATACGGGTATCTCCAGGAGGCTGCCGAGGCGTCGGATCGACTGTATCGCATGATTATAACGGACGGTGACATCCGGGAGAACTTCAACTCGCAGACCGGTGAAGGCTTGCGCTCGTATCAGCAGGGTTGGACTGCAGCTATTCTACTAAAGCTTCATGCAGAGCGAGAGCAGTTGATGGTATGAACCAAGTACATGGGAATCAGCACAATATGAATTTGGATTGCGAAAGGCACGACTTGAGAAGAAGGAGGTTTCGATCGATGACGTTGAAACACACGCAAGATTTGCCTCTGCTCGGTTTTATCGGGCTTGGCGCCATGGGCGGAAGAATGGCACGCAATTTGCTGAAAGCGGGCTACCCGCTCTATTCGTTTGATCTCGATAAGGACCATTTGGAGGCATGTGTACGCGAGGGAGCCTGCAGGGCTGAATCAGTGAAAGAGGTTGTCGACACAAGCGATATTGTGCTAACGAGTCTCCCGACTTCGGAGGTATTCGTTCACGTAGCAGAGGAGGTGCTTCTCCCTTCTGCGCGGCAGGGACAGATCTTTATTGAGCTAGGCACAACTGTGCCTGCCGATATTCGCCGGCTGAGCGCACAATTCAGCGAACGCGGAGCGTTGCTGCTGGATGCACCGGTCACAGGCTGGATTACGGGAGCGGAGGAAGGGACGCTGCGCATCTGGATCGGCGGGGATGAAAAGGCATATGCCCGGTGCCTGCCGATTCTACGCGTGATCGGCGATCCGGAAAAGCTACATTACTTCGGAGAGAGCGGGAACGGGCAGGTGGCGAAGGGGATTAACCAGCTGCTCTCTGGCTTGCAGGCCGCCGCTTTCATGGAAGTAGCGGCGTTCGGCGTCCGATCCGGTCTTTCTCCAGATTTTCTGGGAGAGTCGTTCGGCTACAAGTCGGGCTTCCCGAAGACGGTGGAACGCATTGCCGGAGGCTCGGGCGAAGAAATCGGCGTTAACTTTCAAGAGCTTCGATATTACTTAAGGGAAGCGGAGGAGGGAGGCTTTGCGCTTCCGTTGACCGAGGCGCTGCATGCCTTTTGCAAGGATGGTGACAAGCTTTCGTTGCAGAAGGGACAGCCTACGCCATCATTCTGGAGGGAGTTAATCAAATGGAAACCATGATCGATAAGAAGGCGAATCAGGAGTTTGATATTCATTGGCTGCCGTTGACGTTAGACGGCAAATATTTGCAGGATGTGGCCAAGCTTGCAGAAGCATACGGGGTATCCGCTGTCCATCTTAGTCATCGTCTCGTGCATCATGCCGATGAAGTTCGTCACGACGA
This window encodes:
- a CDS encoding NAD(P)-dependent oxidoreductase, with translation MTLKHTQDLPLLGFIGLGAMGGRMARNLLKAGYPLYSFDLDKDHLEACVREGACRAESVKEVVDTSDIVLTSLPTSEVFVHVAEEVLLPSARQGQIFIELGTTVPADIRRLSAQFSERGALLLDAPVTGWITGAEEGTLRIWIGGDEKAYARCLPILRVIGDPEKLHYFGESGNGQVAKGINQLLSGLQAAAFMEVAAFGVRSGLSPDFLGESFGYKSGFPKTVERIAGGSGEEIGVNFQELRYYLREAEEGGFALPLTEALHAFCKDGDKLSLQKGQPTPSFWRELIKWKP
- a CDS encoding amylo-alpha-1,6-glucosidase, producing the protein MNRYVDQLIQIFGEQMDMSHKNVSFSPFYSDIGLGFRDRGLGINQLFLHYNRMTTELGLPFLQLEADGEEKVAQRSLLGVSQCQGEATVRIAFYEHNAWMVEAAGLKRLRFELCDSIFRELRVFEENRIVTFDAYLPTIERLKRDPDEWYPFSLGLYAVIGGLAPTIDENGIVSVEVLPDDAGRIVLAFAEQHLEIDRARLRETLLQAPDQASQAEVLTRKWLEEALGGFQIHTEEEWERGVLAKAVYALLFNAAKPPGLFAGRVASFPARGDYPTHYLWDSCFQNLALEQMEPRLAKDALHLLIDNMRVDGKQPHFLCSTWIKPHHSQPPLVGWAGLRLVQERGDLVLAAKLLPALLRNTRWWLTQRMTRKGLIAALGGGETGWDNTPRFDHGPIIACDMNAYLLMQMRCSVELARLLGDEATALAAEEQADGYASVIRRVLYDEDANLFRDIRLETGEPLSVLTPASFLPLLVDVGLEEGKVRAMIERYLLNPNHFYGKYPFPSVAYDDPCYTPDNHWRGPIWLPIAYFMLEILRKYGYLQEAAEASDRLYRMIITDGDIRENFNSQTGEGLRSYQQGWTAAILLKLHAEREQLMV